The Malus domestica chromosome 17, GDT2T_hap1 genome contains the following window.
gacttgggagcagcctctccataaatgggggtaaggctagccgacattcacctctcccagaccctgcgtaaagcgggagccttgtgcactgggaaCAGATATATCCTTATTTTTTACTTACATCACCTAGCATCATGTGAACGGTAAATTTATTAGCCATGCAGATTGTAGGATAAGAAATGAAGCAATGAAGTACACATTACAAATTGTGATGTGCGTACCTGGGACCACAGCCCGTATATATTTGATCTCCAATATCCTCTCCTGTCATAGTCACAAACCCATCATTAGATATCAAATAAGAAGGCGGATAAAATGACAATGATGAAAGTTACTTCTCCCAAATCAGCTTGTTAGAGCAACATATGCAACCCTAGACCTGCACTTGACACTAAAGCACAAaaaataaaccctaattccAAACTCAACCAGTAAATTTAAACGCAATAAATAATCGGTGAAATCAATTTTTCATAGTTGTGAAAccgaaaaaataattgaaaaactCATATTATGTGGCTAACTGGAATAATTTATCCAATTAGCTTAACTCTTGTTGGTTTCTTAGCCCCAGTTTGGATTCAGAACTTCAAAACGGGATTTAATGGTATACGGAATGTACAAATCCCAAATCTTTCAAGTATCCCATTTGGCAACTCTGAAACTGAATTTCCTGAGTTCAATTTACGCCTAACAAGGTGTAGTTCAGAAAACCCCGCTAACGAATGGAAATCGATGTTTCTTTTTCTCAAAGTTTACTTCAGTTTGTTTTAAGATGGAACAAGTAAATTACAAATCTGCAGTGAAACCCTATCATTAACCAAGCTGATAACTTTCTAACTTCCACTGTTCCAATCCCGTCATTTATTACCATTCTCTCAGTTCACTTTTATCCATTCTCTCAGCATTGCTTTCTATTTCACGTTGCTTGCAATTGCATAACATACAGCATTTTATCAGACAACTTAAGCACACAATTCACACAACAAATTGCAAATTGAATCCGAAAAATTGGAGATACACACCGCGGaaatgttcttggcaagaaggAACTTTTCAAGCCACATCCGAACCAGCTCATTCTTGATAAGGAAATCGAAAGGCTCCGATTCCCAATAAGGGTTTACTGATCACAATCACCAATCAAAGCTTTAGAACACCAAAAAGTAAAATCCTTTTCTTAGAGAATCAATCGCGGAGGGAAAAACACGTGTAAGCACATGAGAGGCTACCTGATGTAATGAGATTGTTGACGACGGTGGAGAGGCCGAAGCGGGTGAGACTGGCGGGGATGGAAATGGAGGATTCTGGAACTTTGTAGGGGTGGCCGAGGTCCGTTTTGAAGAGGACGAGGACCAACAGCGACGGCTCTTCAGAATTTCCGTCGGCTTCCATCGCTTTGCTTCTGGCGGAAGAGAtcgtagagagagaaagaggaggaggaggtggaggtggagagagagagagagagagagagagaggtggtagCAGGGAAGGAAACTAGGGTTTAGTAACTGAAAGTAACAAGAGCCGTTCGCAACGCACCGTTTTGGTTAAGAGAGAAAATTATTTTTCCAATATTTAGTGGATTTTTGAACCAATAATTGTTTAGTTCTTTAAAATATATGATAGTAATTTAGTAAATAAGAAGACAAATAATATATTAGCTAGAGCAATGTTTTGTTCTTGCACCAAGCTCGAATCTTCTCTCGttgtttaaattaatttaaagtaCAATGTGAGTAAACATTTAAAGTGTAAAACACACCAATGTTCTAAATGAAACCTGAATTATCCGAATATCGGAAGTAGAAATAAATTTGACTATGGATTTGAGCCATagctgtcacatcccggcccgggacgGATCATTTCCCGGGCCATtttcaccaccgtagcacgatattgtccgttttgggcttaccattccctcacggttttgtttttggaaactcacgagcaacttcctagtgggtcatccatcctgggagtgctctggccttcttctcgcttaacttcagagttccgacggaacccgaagtcaatgagctcccaaaaggcctcgtgctaggtagggatgggaatatacatttaaggatcactcccctgggcaatgtgggatgttacaatccaccccccttatgggcccgacgtcctcgtcggcacacttccggccagggattggctctgataccatttgtcacatcctggcccggggtggatcacttcccgggccatcttcaccaccgtagcacgatattgtccgttttgggcttaccattccctcacggttttgtttttggaaactcacgagcaacttcccagtgggtcacctatcctgggagtgctctggccttcttctcgcttaacttcagagttccgacggaacccgaagtcaatgagctcccaaaaggcctcgtgctaggtagggatgagaatatacatttaaggatcactcccctggacgatgtgggatgttacaatccaccccccttaggggcctgacgtcctcgtcggcacacttccggccagggattggctctgataccatttgtcacatcccggctcggggcggatcacttcccgggtcatcttcaccaccgtagcaagatattgtccgctttgggcttaccattccctcacggttttgtttttgggaactcacgagcgacttcccagtgggtcacccatcatgggagtgctctggcctttttctcgcttaacttcggagttccgacggaacccgaagctagtgagctcccaaaaagcctcgtgctaggtagggatgagaatatacatttaaggatcactccactgggcgatgtgggatgttacaatagcTCATGGTTTAAAAAAACCGTACGGTTTTCCCGATCTATATAAAGTAGGTTTACCGAATGATACCTAGGTCTAGCTACAATAGCGCGTATTATTCAATAGTATAAGTTTTACGCAAGATCTAACTGTTACAAAAATTTATTGTTCTATTAGATTCATATATGCAAGATCTAACTATTAATTTTTTGGATCACTCAATCATACGCACCACAGAACAAACAGTGCAATTTTTCTTTCATATTATGTTAGAAGTGTGAAGAAAAAATAAGATTGCAAGTATCTACAAGTCTGTTGATATTTTACTGAGCGAAAGATGCAAAccaatattttttgtatttttcaataGAAGTGATATTAGTTAAGGGAAATTCGAACACAAGACTTGTATACCGAACTATTTAattgtaattatttttttatctctaATATTCATAATATTTCTTGGCTAGTTGTTCAATCTCTTATTCAGATTCACATTATATAAACAAATATCATAAATGTTAAGTCCTGGAACTACAACCACAACTATAAAAAtaagtacaacaacaacaacgaagtctagtggggtcggctatatgaactATATAACGTCATTACGCTTGGTTTTGCGCTAAATCTTCCTTTAGCTCAcaactataaaaggaagtgtttAAAGAAAAACTTAGTATTGCTAAGAAGAAGAACGGGCCTCTTAGCAGGGAGTAAGTCCTATAATTCTGCCACATAGGACCAGAGGAGGGATTCTCTCAGCAACGACCGTTCCGGGCAAACCCTGCAATTAGTTTTGCGATGGAGGCGGGATTATCAACGTGAGGGAGATGTCCGCTATCCGGTATTAGCCGCATGATTGCAGACGAAAGCTCACAACGCAGCCTCTGCATTTTGATTACAACAAGAAGAAGACTCATTAAGGAATGCATATATGTTGACATCTTAGCATGTGTTTCGGTTTCTACTTTATAGCAACCGGCAATGTCAGTGGTCGCACAATAcatttcgcatcaagttttccAAAACGCTTCAAACAGGCATATCGAGTTTTAGCAACGATTTTGAAGTAGGGTTTGCAATCTCTCGTGCGTTTTTTAAGATTACGAGAATAAATTAAGTCCTCCGTCATAAAATGATTGCGAAACATGCTTGGTTTAAGTACGACAGGAAAAGTTAAGTAGCAGGTAGGAGCTCAAAACTCACCAATATTTGTTTGTAGCTGATAATATTGTCTTGCTCGCTGCAAATCACTAGTACTTTCTGCTTTACCTGTAAAATAAGGTTTCAGAATACAAGCTTCCTATTACCTACCCGACTTGCCGAATTCTGCGTACCACTTATATACCGTACTCACTAAGATGGCGAGAGTTTACCTGTTTTATTTGAGAAACGACATTATAGCCTCCGCTACTCATAAAACTGACTGTTGCATCTTTCCACCAAGGCAGCAGACAGTGTAAGCGTCCGACCTAATTATGGAACGATCTCTGTTAGCTTTCCATTACACATACTTCAAAAATCTAAGACAAAGATGCCAAgataaaaatttcaacaatataCTAGATGCCTGTTTCAGTTGGAAACTTGAGTATATTAACAGAAAGATTATCTTACATTAGTCCAATCAAAGGTTGTAGCTAATGAAATGTCGTTGAAGGCCAGCATATTTGCGTAGAAGCGTAGAGGGGTGCTCTTCAATAAAGAAACCTGGTGAATAAAAAGATCAGAACATTAGGCAAGCAAGCTAAGAGAATTCACATAGGGTTGAAATATCGCTGTAAGGGGACACCAACCCCAGCGTAGGCCGCAGCTTTAGGTAACTTTGCCATGTCTCCGGTGCCTTCTGCGTAGACGCTTGCATTGATTAAAACCAGCTTTTCAACCTGaaaatagaaaacaagaattaaaTTTATGAAATGGACACTACATAATTTCTGAAACAACGCATCTAGAGCGAAGGAGCTCAATATGATAGACACTCACAGCTACTGGATAGTGGTATGCAAAGTCAATTGCAACAGAACCACCGAGGCTTGGTCCAACTAATACCATCGGTCTTCTGATGTAGGACTTCCAAAACTATAATTCGAATGTGAAATCCAGTTATATCTCCGAGCTCAAACAATAAGATTAAATTCGAATTTTCTCAACAGATGATGAAAAATGTAGACCATTTTCGACTTAAAGTAATTAACATAACAAAATATCAAAACCATTGCAGATAGACCGAAACAATATTCACTGGAGcaacaaaagaataaagaaaagaatatcACACTGCATATATACCTGATAGAGGTGATGCCGCTTGGTTGCCGCACTGCATGGTGGACACCTTTCTAGTACAGATAACAGATAACAAATGATTAAACAGATGAACATTAAGCACTTGTTGCAAGAAAGAGACTGGAAGTATATAATCATATCCAGccggaaaaaataaaaaaataaaacaatgagGAAAACGCAGGTAAACGAACCTAAATCAGAGAAGCCCCACCCAAGAACATCAACAGCCCAAGCCTCCAACCCGGCCTCTTCAAGCAGGGGGTACGCGCACCTCCATTCTAAACAAGAACTAAAAGACACAAACATGACCAAACATGTTCAGCACTAAATCACCTTGTAACGGGTCAATCTGCAATTTGCAAGCATTACAAACCTGTCAAAGCAATGGAGGAGAACCACCGGATTGATCTCACTTTGTTTTAGAGGCCTTACACAACTACTCATGATACAACTTTCCGACGACCCAATCTGCAATCACAACCGGCTTGCCCCATTAGTCACACTATGTTAGCAGGGGTAATACCCCTACATtaaagagagaaatgagaaattATTCAAAGTCAATGAGTAACTTCAAAGTGGACGAGAAAATTGAGAATCATCTGTTCATCACATGTCACGTGCCACATACAGTTTCAATGAATATTTCAACTCAATCACATATTGAAAATCCTAATTCCGTCACTGAGCGCAACTAAAGTTTTATTAAACAAAAACTTGGAAAATTAGTACATTtagcttgattattttgtattCACAAAAAATAGTTTCATGCAAAGAATATTCCCACCATATGGAAATGACTATTATCACCTTGTATCGATCACTCCAAAGTTGAGTGAGTTCACTGTTCACCATCCCACAAAAGGCAAAAAGTACTTAGGCTATCTCTAAttgaagggtccagagggcaagagggccgaaaatagccctaaaaccgtctccaaccgagggctaggccagaggactcgagaatctgggagggccccacggaatttcaaagggccaaagggctggctgctttcggccagccagccagcttCGGGctggctaattttttttttatagttttgttattcgtgtcggttataaccgacaggaatacatgctattatttaatatactaaataatggtgtattcctgtcggttataaccgacatgatttttttaaaaaaaattcaaatgaaacggctactagccgttgcatttgatttgatttttttttacattattattattattttttatttacaaaaattttcatataacttctattttttcctataacttctatttcacaaaatttggttcatatttcttttttaaattccatttttttcctataacttctatttcacaaaatttgtttcatattttttttcctataacttatatttcacaaaatttatttcatattttttttaactccatttttttcctataacttctatttcacaaaatttatttcatattgttttttaaattccattttttcctataacttctatttcacaaaatttgtttcatatttttttttaaattccattttttttcctataacttctatttgagaaaatttgtttcatatttttttttaaattctattttttttcctataacttcctaagccattatacaacattaaattaaattaagtaacatgaaacaacattaaacaatatgaaacaacattaaataacattaaccaacataaaaattatacaacatgaaacttaaacaacatttttgttgtagtttttaaataataaattatgtttggccctcggttggagacggttttttgtgacatggctaaaacgagccctctggccctttggccctctgttggagacggaggcaaatatgaccatgtactgttcattaaaatattaatatcttggggaatcttggaaGGCCAGATGGTTAAAACGAGTCTTCTagccagccctcggttagagatggccttattCATTTCATTGAATCAGGACAAAtaataaagtaaaaacaaaaatgcACTTATTCAACCACTTCCCAGTTTTGGCTGCAAGCTCAAGTACTTCCCAGCTTTTGAGTCAGATGTTcttgaagaagatgatgaaaatgaaaaaaacagGGAATCGCTTTAATCGGTAGAAAATTAATTTTCgcatattcattttctttttaaaacttctccagaagtacacaaaaagaaaaataataatagcaTGCGAAAATCATCTTAGGAATAAGCCCAAGTACTTCATGAAAAAATGTACATCATAATTAGTGGCATTAAGCATACATGTGTTATAACTTATATGTGGATTAGACCAGTTTAAGAGCTCATCAAACTCCCTTTAGTTCTAAATTAGTAAATTAAAGTAATTTAAACTCGTAAATAAACGAAATTAGTCAGATTAACAA
Protein-coding sequences here:
- the LOC103421516 gene encoding ribosome biogenesis protein WDR12 homolog isoform X2, producing MEADGNSEEPSLLVLVLFKTDLGHPYKVPESSISIPASLTRFGLSTVVNNLITSVNPYWESEPFDFLIKNELVRMWLEKFLLAKNISAERILEIKYIRAVVPGDVSKK
- the LOC103421516 gene encoding ribosome biogenesis protein WDR12 homolog isoform X1, which encodes MEADGNSEEPSLLVLVLFKTDLGHPYKVPESSISIPASLTRFGLSTVVNNLITSVNPYWESEPFDFLIKNELVRMWLEKFLLAKNISAERILEIKYIRAVVPGTHITICNVYFIASFLILQSAWLINLPFT
- the LOC103411388 gene encoding alpha/beta hydrolase domain-containing protein VTE7-like, encoding MMPLMWCSAPPSPPPEAMVGTLMAKKDGSSRSVVINMRGAGTNNGFPSFLPKEVEKIKDPYARKLAQRMERLPVSIGSSESCIMSSCVRPLKQSEINPVVLLHCFDSSCLEWRCAYPLLEEAGLEAWAVDVLGWGFSDLERCPPCSAATKRHHLYQFWKSYIRRPMVLVGPSLGGSVAIDFAYHYPVAVEKLVLINASVYAEGTGDMAKLPKAAAYAGVSLLKSTPLRFYANMLAFNDISLATTFDWTNVGRLHCLLPWWKDATVSFMSSGGYNVVSQIKQVKQKVLVICSEQDNIISYKQILRLRCELSSAIMRLIPDSGHLPHVDNPASIAKLIAGFARNGRC